Genomic segment of bacterium:
AATATGGTATTCGGCCTGACCCATGATGTCTACCTGTTAGTCCTGGCCCTGGGTGTGGCGCTGGGTTTCCCGCGCCAGACCCTCAGCCTTCTGATAGTGACTGAAACCCTCTGGTGGTCGCTCCAGCTTTTCCGGGTGCGGCGCGCCGCAGTTTCGGAGCCGTACGATGAATACCTTGTCCGCGAAAGCGCCTGAGGCAGCGAATCTCCCGCCCGAGCTGGCCGCGCTCCTGCGGCGTCTGGAGGCCCGCGGGGCCTCGCGCCGCGAGCGTCCGGGCCTGCGCCTGTTGGGCATATCGGGCCTGGCCGCGCTGCCGCTCTATTTCATGGGCCTGTTGACCACGCCTCAGACCGTGGGCCTGTCCCTGGCCGGCTGGCTGCTGTTCAGCCGTGAGGGGCTGTTCCGTGTGCGGGTCCAGGGCGCCCCACGGGCAATCCTGCCGCGGGTGCTGCTGTCCGGCCTCGACCTGGTCCTTCTGCTGGCCGTGGGCTACGGCTGCGGCGCGGCCGAGGGGACACCGTTGCGGGGGCTTTTACTCGGAGCCACAGCCGGTCTTTCCTCGGCCTGGGCCGCCTACAGCGCGGTTGCGCTGCTCAAGGCCGTGCCGTCGAAAGTCCGCCTGGCCCACCCCGGCGCGATGGTCCGCCTGGACCACCTGTTCCTGAGCCGGGTGGCTTTCTGGGGCGGCGAGCGCGAGATCGCTCTGGGCGCGGCCGCAGCCGGGCTTGCCGCCGGGTTCCCTCTGACTGGCCTGGTCCTGGCCGCGGTGGGCTCCAACCTCAACTGGATGGTCCGCGCCGGACTGTTCTGGCGGGAGGTGCGCGATGCCAAGGTCTGAAATCAGGCGCGGCGCGGTGCTCAGCCTGAACCTGCACGGCCTGGGCGACATGATTTTCAGCCTGCCGGTGCTGAAAGGCCTGAAAAACGCCGGGTTCGGCCCGGTGGTCTCGCTGCTCTGGCCGTCCCTTGAGGAGATGGCAGTCTGCGCCACTGCGGTGGACCGGGCCGTACCGCTGCCCAAGAGTCAGGAGAACGAGCCGGAGCTGGGCCAGTTTGTCCGCGAGCTGGCCGCGCGCTACGATTTCGCCCTCTGCCTGGATTTCGCGTTCATGCCGCGGGCCGGGGTGATCAGCCGCAACGCCGAGGCCGACCTGACAATCGGCTTCGGACACAGCCGTGAGGACTATCCCTGGTACGGCCACCTGGTCCCGAACCTTCACGGTGAGCACCGCCTGGAGCGTAACCTTCATGTCCTGGACATACTGGACCTCGCCCGTCCGGCCGCGGCGGACAGTTTCGGCTGCCGCGTGCAGTCGGCGGATGAAGCCCAGGTGGAAAGCTGTCTGGCGGCGACCGGGCTGAGCCCGGAAACCTGCCCGGTGGCCCTTCAC
This window contains:
- a CDS encoding glycosyltransferase family 9 protein, which gives rise to MPRSEIRRGAVLSLNLHGLGDMIFSLPVLKGLKNAGFGPVVSLLWPSLEEMAVCATAVDRAVPLPKSQENEPELGQFVRELAARYDFALCLDFAFMPRAGVISRNAEADLTIGFGHSREDYPWYGHLVPNLHGEHRLERNLHVLDILDLARPAAADSFGCRVQSADEAQVESCLAATGLSPETCPVALHPGSGAAKRNWPAERFAALADRVAEESGAPVVILGGAARTYDGVDESALAARVESLMRTPALNLAGKLGLAGLVALLRRCRLFIGNNSGPAHLAAAVAGTPCLLVWAPRNEWAWRPVGSRVELVFETLDCSPACPLNQCGHMQDCLERVSVESVFARYLDCFAGRGSAALLSGERR